The proteins below are encoded in one region of Gemmatimonadota bacterium:
- the iolD gene encoding 3D-(3,5/4)-trihydroxycyclohexane-1,2-dione acylhydrolase (decyclizing): MGKTRRLTMAQAIVQFLKAQYVSRDGVEQPFFAGMSGIFGHGNVAGIGQALHEYCDEFRYYQTRNEQAMVHTAAAYAKMKNRLGTLACTTSIGPGATNMVTGAATATINRLPVLLLPGDIFARRNVAPVLQQLESNASQDISVNDCFKPVSRYWDRLNRADQAVLALPEAMRVLTSPVETGAVTLCCPQDTQTEAFDYPEALFERRVWVVPRNRPDRDLVSKAAAWIRESVQPVVIAGGGVLYSEATDALAAFVEQTGIPVGETQAGKGSLNYDHANNLGAVGVTGTPGANIVVREADLVIAIGTRLSDFTTASKTAFQNPNVKFIAINVAEFDAAKHGALPLVGDARVVLEELTEAVQGYRVSGDLTQRVVAFREAWEAEVDRIYNLGHRPVLSQGEVIGAVNEGSAPEDVMICAAGSMPGDLHKLWRTRNPKGYHLEYGYSCMGYEIAGGLGIKMADPSREVYVMVGDGSYLMMAQEIATAVQEGIKLNIVLLDNHGFASIGGLSDAVGAHEFGTEYRMRDERTGQLDGENVPTDLATNAESLGAYVLRPEGKEGLMKAIAEARTIDRTTVIAVEVDREVRVPGYESWWDVPVAEVSTVEEVQKAREEFEVMVKKERYFL; encoded by the coding sequence CGCAGTACGTTTCGCGCGATGGGGTTGAACAGCCCTTTTTTGCGGGGATGTCGGGTATTTTTGGGCATGGGAATGTGGCGGGGATTGGTCAGGCACTGCATGAGTATTGCGATGAGTTTCGGTATTATCAGACGCGCAATGAACAGGCGATGGTGCATACGGCTGCGGCTTATGCCAAGATGAAGAATCGGTTGGGTACGCTGGCGTGTACGACGTCGATTGGACCGGGGGCGACGAATATGGTGACGGGCGCGGCAACGGCGACGATTAATCGTTTGCCGGTGTTGCTGCTGCCGGGTGATATTTTTGCGCGGCGAAATGTGGCACCTGTGTTGCAGCAGTTGGAGTCCAATGCGTCACAGGATATTTCTGTGAATGATTGTTTTAAGCCGGTGTCGCGGTACTGGGATCGGTTGAATCGGGCAGATCAAGCGGTTTTGGCATTGCCCGAGGCGATGCGGGTTTTGACTTCGCCTGTTGAGACGGGTGCTGTGACGCTGTGTTGTCCGCAGGATACGCAGACAGAGGCGTTTGATTATCCCGAAGCGTTGTTTGAAAGACGGGTGTGGGTGGTGCCGCGCAACCGGCCAGATCGCGATCTGGTGTCAAAAGCAGCGGCGTGGATCAGGGAGAGTGTGCAACCTGTGGTGATTGCGGGCGGGGGAGTGTTGTACAGCGAGGCGACAGATGCGCTGGCGGCATTTGTCGAGCAGACGGGCATTCCGGTGGGTGAGACACAGGCGGGCAAGGGGTCGCTTAATTACGACCACGCCAATAATTTGGGTGCGGTGGGTGTGACGGGTACACCGGGGGCGAATATTGTCGTGCGGGAAGCGGATCTGGTGATCGCAATTGGCACGCGGTTGAGCGATTTTACGACGGCTTCAAAGACGGCGTTTCAAAATCCAAATGTGAAATTTATCGCGATTAATGTGGCGGAATTTGACGCTGCTAAGCACGGGGCATTGCCGCTGGTGGGCGATGCGCGGGTGGTGTTGGAAGAATTGACAGAAGCGGTGCAGGGGTATCGCGTGTCGGGGGATTTGACACAGCGGGTTGTCGCATTTCGGGAGGCGTGGGAGGCTGAGGTGGATCGCATTTACAATTTGGGTCATCGGCCCGTTTTGAGCCAGGGTGAAGTGATTGGCGCAGTGAATGAAGGTTCGGCGCCTGAGGATGTCATGATTTGTGCGGCGGGCAGTATGCCGGGCGATCTCCACAAGTTGTGGCGAACGCGCAATCCCAAGGGATACCACCTCGAGTATGGATATTCGTGCATGGGATACGAGATTGCCGGGGGGTTGGGTATTAAGATGGCCGATCCCTCTCGGGAGGTGTATGTGATGGTTGGGGATGGGTCGTATTTGATGATGGCGCAGGAGATTGCGACGGCGGTGCAGGAGGGGATTAAGCTGAATATTGTGTTGCTGGATAATCACGGTTTTGCGAGTATCGGGGGGTTGTCGGATGCTGTGGGCGCGCATGAGTTTGGGACAGAGTACAGGATGCGCGATGAGCGGACCGGGCAATTGGATGGCGAAAATGTGCCGACCGATTTGGCGACAAATGCCGAGAGTTTGGGAGCTTATGTGTTGCGCCCCGAAGGCAAAGAAGGGCTGATGAAGGCGATTGCAGAGGCGCGGACTATAGATCGCACGACGGTGATTGCGGTGGAGGTAGATCGCGAGGTGCGCGTGCCGGGCTACGAGAGCTGGTGGGATGTGCCGGTTGCCGAGGTTTCAACAGTGGAAGAGGTGCAGAAGGCGAGAGAGGAGTTTGAGGTGATGGTGAAGAAGGAACGGTATTTCTTGTAA
- a CDS encoding sulfatase has product MDMSIRKVFFMSEKFSFRPVRKPNVIWVFGDQHRAHALSYRGDPNVFTPNIDNLAREGMRFDCAVSGAPWCSPFRGALMTGTYPHQNGVTQTPSPLDPAIPTIAMPFNDAGYHTAYVGKWHLDGSNARENCVPPERRGNFQYWMGYENNNNQNECYVYGSEGETPRRLDGYETDSLTTLFLDHLADHVGGEEDYQPFFAVLSVQPPHNPFVPPTNPERGAPRIHPSDIQLRRNVPVVPRIRERATLDHAGYYAMVENLDYNVGRIRMALKDMGVDRETYVIFFSDHGDMLWSHAQTGKSSPWEESIRIPFIIGKVGGGANMNTGSTDAVINHVDIAPTTLGLCGIPVPEGMVGHDYSGHCISSNAAEFKGKPDRGSEPDSAYLQQIPRKMHSHTVNKAWRAVVMRDGWKYACTPSNDWLLFNTADDPYEQANYVYNRAFQKEKERCHERLAQWIEDTGDDFELPDIRLE; this is encoded by the coding sequence ATGGACATGAGCATTAGAAAGGTTTTTTTTATGAGTGAGAAATTTTCGTTTCGCCCTGTACGCAAGCCCAATGTAATCTGGGTTTTTGGCGATCAGCACCGCGCACACGCATTGAGCTATCGGGGCGATCCCAATGTGTTTACGCCGAATATCGACAATCTCGCGCGAGAGGGCATGCGTTTTGACTGTGCGGTTTCCGGTGCGCCGTGGTGCTCGCCTTTTCGCGGCGCGCTAATGACGGGTACTTATCCGCATCAGAATGGGGTGACGCAGACGCCATCTCCGCTGGATCCGGCGATTCCGACTATTGCTATGCCGTTTAATGATGCGGGGTATCACACGGCTTATGTGGGCAAGTGGCATTTGGACGGGTCCAATGCGCGGGAGAACTGTGTTCCTCCCGAGCGCAGGGGGAATTTTCAGTACTGGATGGGGTATGAGAACAATAACAATCAGAACGAGTGCTATGTTTATGGCTCGGAGGGCGAAACGCCCCGGCGTTTGGACGGATATGAAACCGATAGCTTGACGACCTTGTTTTTAGATCATCTCGCGGATCATGTGGGTGGTGAAGAAGACTATCAGCCGTTTTTTGCCGTGCTTTCAGTGCAGCCGCCGCACAATCCCTTTGTGCCGCCTACAAATCCGGAGCGCGGTGCGCCCCGGATTCATCCGTCGGATATTCAGCTTCGACGCAATGTACCGGTTGTCCCCCGGATCCGCGAGCGGGCAACCCTGGATCACGCGGGTTATTACGCGATGGTGGAGAATCTGGATTACAATGTGGGGCGGATTCGCATGGCGCTCAAAGATATGGGTGTTGATCGGGAGACTTATGTGATTTTCTTTTCCGATCACGGCGATATGCTGTGGAGCCACGCGCAGACGGGCAAATCATCGCCGTGGGAAGAGTCGATCCGCATTCCGTTTATTATCGGCAAGGTGGGGGGAGGTGCTAATATGAATACGGGATCTACCGATGCGGTGATCAATCACGTCGATATTGCACCTACGACGCTGGGGCTTTGCGGTATTCCCGTTCCCGAGGGCATGGTCGGACACGATTATTCTGGTCACTGTATTTCCAGCAATGCCGCCGAGTTCAAGGGAAAACCGGATAGAGGTTCAGAACCCGATTCGGCGTATTTGCAGCAGATTCCCCGAAAGATGCATTCGCACACTGTGAACAAGGCGTGGCGGGCTGTGGTGATGCGAGATGGGTGGAAATACGCGTGTACGCCAAGTAATGATTGGTTGCTTTTCAACACGGCGGATGATCCGTATGAGCAGGCGAATTACGTTTATAACAGGGCGTTTCAGAAGGAGAAGGAGAGATGCCACGAGCGTCTCGCACAGTGGATTGAAGATACGGGCGATGATTTTGAGTTGCCAGATATTCGGCTCGAGTAG
- a CDS encoding DMT family transporter, with protein MNVENERLNTRAALLNLLTAILWGGNSVSIKLGLSGIPPLCLAGMRFLLGGLVVYIWTRPLKIDLKLKSNERLGIVGLIFIFLAQIYLLNAGTDYTLASRSTIFISAYPFFTASFAHIFIPGDKISTRKMIGMVLSFLGVILIFAESLSLGELQHLLGDTLVLASAALLGARQVYLKRLVQNIHPGKVLIWQSAPSVPIFFLLSALFETQTIQLDIRVLSAVLYQGLVVAGFCFILLTSLLKRYSASRLSVFGFITPIVGVVVSNLLLGDPISPAILLSLALVGIGITIVNTSQ; from the coding sequence GTGAACGTAGAAAATGAACGCCTCAACACCCGCGCCGCCCTGCTCAACCTCTTGACGGCAATCCTCTGGGGTGGCAATTCCGTATCCATCAAACTCGGGCTTTCTGGTATTCCACCGCTTTGCCTGGCCGGCATGCGTTTCTTGCTCGGCGGACTCGTCGTCTATATTTGGACGCGCCCCCTGAAGATCGACCTGAAACTCAAATCCAACGAGAGACTAGGCATTGTCGGCCTCATTTTTATTTTTCTCGCGCAGATCTACCTGCTCAATGCGGGAACCGATTACACCCTCGCCAGCCGCTCGACCATCTTTATCTCTGCCTATCCCTTCTTCACCGCCTCGTTTGCGCACATCTTTATACCGGGTGACAAAATCAGCACGCGCAAAATGATCGGCATGGTATTGTCTTTTCTCGGCGTAATACTCATCTTTGCCGAAAGCTTATCACTCGGCGAACTTCAACATCTTTTAGGGGACACCCTCGTGCTCGCAAGTGCCGCTCTGCTCGGTGCTCGCCAGGTTTATCTCAAGCGCCTCGTCCAGAACATACACCCCGGAAAAGTCTTGATCTGGCAATCCGCCCCCAGCGTACCCATCTTTTTTTTACTCAGCGCACTATTTGAAACACAGACCATTCAACTCGATATCCGCGTCCTGAGTGCCGTTCTCTATCAGGGTCTCGTCGTCGCGGGATTCTGCTTTATCCTCCTCACCAGCCTGCTAAAACGCTATTCGGCCAGCCGCCTCTCTGTATTTGGATTCATCACCCCAATTGTCGGCGTCGTCGTCAGCAACCTTCTCCTCGGCGACCCCATCTCACCCGCCATTCTCCTCAGCCTCGCACTCGTGGGCATCGGCATCACCATTGTCAATACATCACAGTAA
- a CDS encoding tetratricopeptide repeat protein yields the protein MKRWMLCFVWGMIFFQAPVVDARDFLKEIEAHYSEGKIDDALEVARAFAEAHADSVGAHGFLGTLYAEAGQLDAAVAAFQKVVEIKPGSVRGYRDLALVFARQGKISQALSALDRGIGQSDEPALLLAERASLNSDLGKPREAIADFEAALKRRSDFIEAYQSLALTHIAVGDTLSAIAVMDRGLAANPDNVMLMVNRGGVFHALGMTQQAFSAYRQAVEAAPEDPSVYRALGFMSAEVDSLDIAQTAWEKVRDLAPDDLEVRDALAQLYAARGNFDASIGEMLGILERAPDGNLVRFRLAEVYVAKGNIAQGKTELLTCISRAPRWIAPYKRLALLYLGEEKVDSAGVIYEKALAIDPKDAEIHNNLGFIYSARGDFDKARRAYETAMAESKDASTLRDAQGNLDIIKSIQAGKMRVRHILVKTEIEAQEILNKLKAGEDFAALARSYSIDPSKENGGSTGFFSKGDLHPDFEAAVMKLKPNEVSGVVKTPLGYHVIMRVN from the coding sequence TTGAAACGGTGGATGCTGTGTTTTGTATGGGGTATGATATTTTTTCAGGCCCCGGTTGTGGATGCGCGGGATTTTTTGAAAGAGATTGAGGCGCATTATAGCGAGGGCAAAATTGACGATGCCCTCGAGGTGGCGCGCGCTTTTGCCGAGGCACATGCCGATAGTGTGGGAGCGCACGGTTTTTTGGGTACGCTTTACGCAGAGGCCGGGCAATTGGACGCTGCGGTGGCCGCTTTTCAAAAGGTAGTGGAGATAAAACCGGGTTCTGTTCGCGGATATCGCGATCTGGCGCTGGTGTTTGCTCGGCAGGGCAAAATTTCTCAGGCTCTTTCTGCACTGGATCGAGGTATTGGGCAAAGCGATGAACCCGCTTTGCTTCTGGCAGAACGCGCATCTCTCAATAGCGATCTGGGCAAGCCCAGAGAAGCTATCGCCGATTTTGAAGCGGCACTCAAACGCCGTTCCGATTTTATCGAGGCGTATCAATCTCTGGCGCTGACCCATATTGCGGTTGGCGATACACTCAGTGCTATCGCCGTTATGGACCGCGGCCTTGCTGCCAATCCGGACAATGTGATGTTGATGGTCAATCGGGGCGGGGTTTTTCACGCGCTGGGGATGACGCAGCAGGCATTTTCGGCATATCGACAGGCTGTTGAGGCTGCGCCAGAAGATCCGTCGGTGTATCGCGCACTCGGTTTTATGAGTGCAGAAGTGGATTCTTTGGATATTGCACAGACAGCCTGGGAAAAGGTACGCGATCTCGCTCCGGATGATCTCGAGGTGCGCGATGCACTTGCCCAGTTGTACGCAGCCAGGGGTAATTTTGACGCCAGTATTGGCGAGATGCTGGGCATTTTGGAACGCGCACCCGATGGCAATTTGGTGCGATTTCGACTGGCAGAAGTCTATGTGGCTAAGGGCAATATTGCACAGGGCAAGACTGAACTGTTGACCTGTATCTCGCGCGCGCCCAGGTGGATTGCGCCCTATAAGCGGTTGGCATTGCTGTATTTGGGCGAAGAGAAGGTCGATTCTGCAGGTGTGATTTACGAGAAGGCATTGGCGATTGATCCCAAAGATGCCGAGATTCACAACAATCTGGGGTTTATTTATTCGGCTCGGGGAGATTTTGACAAGGCGCGAAGAGCGTATGAAACGGCAATGGCCGAAAGCAAGGATGCCAGTACGTTGCGCGATGCACAGGGGAATCTGGATATTATTAAGTCGATTCAGGCGGGTAAGATGCGGGTGCGGCATATTCTGGTGAAGACGGAAATTGAGGCTCAGGAAATTTTGAACAAGCTCAAAGCCGGAGAAGATTTTGCCGCTTTGGCGAGGAGTTATTCTATTGATCCTTCAAAAGAAAATGGCGGAAGTACGGGATTTTTCTCTAAGGGCGATTTGCATCCGGATTTTGAAGCCGCAGTGATGAAGCTCAAACCCAATGAAGTCAGTGGGGTTGTCAAAACCCCTCTGGGCTATCACGTGATTATGCGGGTTAATTGA